In the genome of Pseudomonas protegens, one region contains:
- the tssF gene encoding type VI secretion system baseplate subunit TssF, which yields MNPRLLELYNQELHHVRESAAEFAKEYPKIASRLTLSGMDCADPYVERLLEGFAYLTARVQLKLDAEYPTFTHNLLEIAYPHYLAPTPSMTVVQLQADPDEGSLSSGFTLERNTSLRAALGRDTQTCCEYRTAHPVTLWPLQVTQAEYFGNPVAVLGRLAASEPKAKAGLRLTLRTGAELPFNSLALDSLPLYLNGNDELPFRLYEQLLGNACAVYARAPGGDWVERLPQDALRSRGFDDRDAALPVVPQAFQGYRLLQEYFALPNRFLFVEFAQLGRAVQRCAGQELELIVLFERFEQSLEGSVGAAQFVPFCTPAINLFPKRLDRIHLSDRVNEHHVIADRTRPMDFEVHSLTAISGHGTGPEQPFLPFYAVRDPSRYGRDQAYYIVRREPRVLSSDQRRNGPRSTYIGSESFVSLVDSRQAPYRHDLRQLGVSALCTNRDLPLFMNVGSGKTDFTLADSAPVQAIRCLAGPSRPRPSHAHDGKAWRLISQLSLNYLSLAEQGQGAAALRELLRLYGDSNDAALQLQIEGLRDVSSKAVTRRLPMPGPIVFGRGLEITLEFDENAFRGTGVFLLGAVFERFLARYVSINSFTETVIRTTERGEIMRWKAQPGRRPTL from the coding sequence ATGAATCCGCGCCTGTTGGAGCTGTACAACCAGGAACTGCACCACGTGCGCGAAAGCGCCGCGGAGTTCGCCAAGGAATACCCGAAGATCGCCAGCCGCCTGACCCTGTCGGGCATGGACTGCGCCGACCCCTATGTCGAGCGCCTGCTGGAAGGCTTCGCCTACCTGACGGCCCGGGTGCAGCTCAAGCTCGATGCCGAGTACCCGACCTTCACCCACAACCTGCTGGAGATCGCCTACCCGCACTACCTGGCGCCGACCCCGTCGATGACCGTGGTGCAATTGCAGGCCGATCCCGACGAAGGCTCCCTGAGCAGCGGCTTCACCCTGGAGCGCAACACCAGCCTGCGCGCCGCCCTGGGCCGCGACACCCAGACCTGCTGCGAATACCGCACCGCGCACCCGGTGACCCTGTGGCCGCTGCAAGTCACCCAGGCCGAGTACTTCGGCAACCCGGTGGCGGTGCTCGGGCGCCTGGCCGCCAGCGAGCCCAAGGCCAAGGCCGGGCTGCGCCTGACCCTGCGCACCGGCGCCGAGCTGCCGTTCAACAGCCTGGCCCTGGACAGCTTGCCGCTGTACCTCAACGGCAACGACGAATTGCCGTTCCGCCTCTACGAACAACTCTTGGGCAACGCCTGCGCGGTGTACGCCCGGGCTCCGGGTGGCGACTGGGTCGAGCGCCTGCCCCAGGACGCCCTGCGCTCTCGCGGTTTCGACGACCGCGACGCGGCGCTGCCGGTGGTGCCCCAGGCGTTCCAGGGCTACCGCCTGCTGCAGGAATACTTCGCCCTGCCCAACCGCTTCCTGTTCGTCGAGTTCGCCCAGCTGGGCCGCGCGGTGCAACGTTGCGCCGGCCAGGAGCTGGAACTGATCGTGCTCTTCGAGCGTTTCGAGCAGAGCCTGGAAGGCAGCGTCGGCGCCGCCCAGTTCGTGCCCTTCTGCACCCCGGCGATCAACCTGTTTCCCAAGCGCCTGGACCGCATCCACCTGTCCGATCGGGTCAACGAGCACCATGTGATCGCCGACCGCACCCGGCCGATGGATTTCGAAGTGCACTCGCTGACCGCCATCAGCGGCCACGGCACCGGGCCGGAACAGCCATTCCTGCCGTTCTACGCGGTGCGCGACCCGTCCCGCTACGGCCGCGACCAGGCTTACTACATCGTGCGCCGCGAGCCGCGGGTGCTGTCCAGCGACCAGCGCCGCAACGGTCCCCGCTCGACCTACATCGGCAGCGAGTCGTTCGTCAGCCTGGTGGACAGCCGACAGGCGCCCTATCGCCACGACCTGCGCCAGCTCGGGGTCAGTGCCCTGTGCACCAACCGCGACCTGCCGCTGTTCATGAACGTGGGCAGCGGCAAGACCGACTTCACCCTGGCCGACAGCGCCCCGGTGCAGGCCATCCGCTGCCTGGCCGGCCCGAGCCGGCCCCGCCCCAGCCATGCCCACGACGGCAAGGCCTGGCGCCTGATCAGCCAGCTGTCGCTGAACTACCTGTCTCTGGCCGAACAGGGCCAAGGCGCGGCGGCCCTGCGCGAGCTGCTGCGGCTGTATGGCGACAGCAACGACGCGGCCCTGCAATTGCAGATCGAGGGCCTGCGGGACGTCAGCAGCAAGGCGGTGACAAGACGCCTGCCGATGCCCGGGCCGATCGTCTTTGGCCGGGGCCTGGAGATCACCCTGGAATTCGATGAAAACGCGTTTCGCGGCACCGGGGTGTTCCTCCTCGGTGCGGTCTTCGAGCGCTTCCTGGCACGTTACGTGTCGATCAACAGTTTTACCGAGACGGTGATCCGTACCACCGAACGCGGCGAGATCATGCGATGGAAAGCCCAGCCCGGACGGCGTCCGACTCTTTGA
- the tssG gene encoding type VI secretion system baseplate subunit TssG: protein MESPARTASDSLNTLTAMHAEPWEYDFFQALRRIECLSPQLPRFGHSLRLADDPLRLGQQADCTFAPSTLASVTPGSEGAATRLEQFFFGLGGPNGPLPLHITEYVRERQRNNADSTSKRFLDVFHHRLLSLFYRAWAEARPTVSHDRPDDDYWSARLAALSGRGMPSLLKQGLIPDTAKLHYSGHLAAQTRYPDGLRAIIGEYFGLPVAIEEYVGQWLELPDRSRLGVQSHQLGVDFCLGSHVWDRQHKFRIRLGPLKLDEYLGMLPDGQQFKELVAWVAEYLGHELDWDLNLVLQKDQVPKLQLNGRQRLGFNTWLGQPGSDAKDLILARHYADQATTSRTPRSTEHG, encoded by the coding sequence ATGGAAAGCCCAGCCCGGACGGCGTCCGACTCTTTGAATACGCTGACGGCGATGCACGCCGAGCCCTGGGAGTACGACTTCTTCCAGGCCTTGCGGCGTATCGAATGCCTGTCGCCGCAACTGCCGCGCTTCGGCCACTCCCTGCGCCTGGCGGACGATCCGCTGCGCCTGGGCCAGCAGGCCGACTGCACCTTCGCGCCCTCGACCCTGGCTTCGGTCACCCCCGGCAGCGAGGGCGCGGCGACGCGCCTGGAGCAGTTCTTCTTCGGCCTGGGCGGGCCCAACGGCCCGCTGCCGCTGCACATCACCGAGTACGTGCGCGAGCGCCAGCGCAACAACGCCGACAGCACCAGCAAGCGCTTTCTCGATGTGTTCCACCACCGCCTGCTGAGCCTGTTCTACCGGGCCTGGGCCGAAGCCCGGCCGACGGTGAGCCACGACCGCCCGGACGACGACTACTGGTCCGCGCGCCTGGCCGCCCTGAGTGGCCGGGGCATGCCCAGCCTGCTCAAGCAGGGGCTGATCCCCGACACCGCCAAGCTGCACTACAGCGGCCACCTGGCGGCCCAGACCCGCTACCCGGATGGCCTGCGGGCAATCATCGGCGAGTACTTCGGCCTGCCGGTGGCAATCGAGGAATACGTCGGCCAGTGGCTGGAGCTGCCGGATCGCAGCCGGCTCGGGGTGCAGTCCCACCAGCTGGGCGTGGACTTCTGCCTGGGCAGCCACGTCTGGGACCGCCAGCACAAATTCCGCATCCGCCTGGGTCCGCTCAAGCTCGACGAGTACCTGGGGATGCTGCCCGACGGCCAGCAGTTCAAGGAACTGGTGGCCTGGGTCGCCGAATACCTGGGGCATGAACTGGACTGGGACCTGAACCTGGTCCTGCAGAAGGACCAAGTGCCCAAGCTGCAACTCAACGGCCGCCAGCGCCTGGGGTTCAACACCTGGCTCGGTCAACCCGGCAGTGATGCCAAGGATCTCATACTGGCCCGGCACTACGCCGATCAGGCCACTACCTCACGTACACCAAGGAGCACAGAGCATGGGTGA
- the tssH gene encoding type VI secretion system ATPase TssH yields MGEISRAALFGKLNSVAYKAIEAATVFCKLRGNPYVELAHWLHQLLQLTDSDLHRIIRQFNLEPARLAKDLTEALDRLPRGSTSITDLSSHVEEAVERGWVYGSLMFGESQVRTGYLVIGILKTPSLRHALLGLSREFDKIKVETLCERFDEYIGDSPENALSASDGFNAGAVPGEASGAMAPSALGKQEALKRFTVDLTEQARSGKLDPIVGRDEEIRQLVDILMRRRQNNPILTGEAGVGKTAVVEGFALRIVAGDVPPALKDVELRSLDVGLLQAGASMKGEFEQRLRQVIEDVQASPKPIILFIDEAHTLVGAGGAAGTGDAANLLKPALARGTLRTVAATTWAEYKKHIEKDPALTRRFQVVQVAEPSEDKALLMMRGVASTMEQHHQVQILDEALEASVKLSHRYIPARQLPDKSVSLLDTACARVAISLHAVPAEVDDSRRRIEALETELQIIAREQAIGVAIGNRQVNSENLLAAERERLAELESRWAQEKTLVDELLATRAQLRENVGLVDSDVGDDSHGLREKLVDLQQRLSALQGESPLILPTVDYQAVASVVADWTGIPVGRMARNELETVLNLDQHLKKRIIGQDHALQMIAKRIQTSRAGLDNPNKPIGVFMLAGTSGVGKTETALALAEAMYGGEQNVITINMSEFQEAHTVSTLKGAPPGYVGYGEGGVLTEAVRRKPYSVVLLDEVEKAHPDVHEIFFQVFDKGVMEDGEGRMIDFKNTLILLTTNAGTELIANVCKNPQAVPEPEEIAKALRQPLLEIFPPALLGRLVTIPYYPLSDEMLKAITRLQLGRIKKRVESTHKVDFDFDDDVIDLIVSRCTETESGGRMIDAILTNSLLPDMSREFLTRLLEGRALAGVRIRQRDNELHYDFSEPT; encoded by the coding sequence ATGGGTGAAATCAGTCGCGCGGCGCTGTTCGGCAAACTCAACAGCGTTGCCTACAAAGCCATCGAAGCCGCCACGGTCTTCTGCAAACTGCGGGGCAATCCCTATGTGGAACTGGCCCACTGGCTACACCAGCTGCTGCAGCTGACGGACTCGGACCTGCACCGCATCATCCGCCAGTTCAACCTGGAGCCGGCACGCCTGGCCAAGGACCTGACCGAAGCCCTGGACCGCCTGCCTCGCGGCTCGACCTCGATCACCGACCTGTCGTCCCACGTCGAGGAGGCGGTGGAGCGCGGCTGGGTCTACGGCAGCCTGATGTTCGGCGAAAGCCAGGTGCGCACCGGCTACCTGGTGATCGGCATCCTCAAGACCCCGAGCCTGCGCCACGCGCTGCTGGGGCTGTCCCGGGAGTTCGACAAGATCAAGGTCGAAACCCTGTGCGAGCGCTTTGACGAATACATCGGCGACTCGCCGGAAAACGCCCTGAGCGCCAGCGACGGCTTCAATGCCGGCGCGGTGCCCGGTGAAGCCAGCGGCGCCATGGCCCCCAGCGCCCTGGGCAAGCAGGAAGCCTTGAAGCGCTTCACCGTCGACCTCACCGAGCAGGCCCGCAGCGGCAAGCTCGACCCGATCGTCGGCCGTGACGAAGAGATCCGCCAACTGGTGGACATCCTCATGCGCCGCCGCCAGAACAACCCGATCCTCACCGGTGAAGCCGGGGTCGGCAAGACTGCGGTGGTGGAAGGTTTCGCCCTGCGCATCGTTGCCGGCGACGTGCCGCCGGCGCTCAAGGATGTCGAGCTGCGCAGCCTGGATGTCGGCCTGCTGCAGGCCGGCGCCAGCATGAAGGGCGAGTTCGAACAGCGCCTGCGCCAGGTCATCGAAGACGTCCAGGCCTCGCCCAAGCCGATCATCCTGTTCATCGACGAAGCCCACACCCTGGTGGGCGCCGGTGGCGCCGCCGGCACCGGCGACGCGGCCAACCTGCTCAAACCGGCCCTGGCCCGCGGCACCCTGCGCACCGTGGCCGCCACCACCTGGGCCGAGTACAAGAAGCACATCGAGAAAGACCCGGCCCTGACCCGGCGCTTCCAGGTGGTGCAAGTGGCCGAGCCGTCGGAAGACAAGGCGCTGCTGATGATGCGCGGCGTGGCCTCGACCATGGAGCAGCACCATCAGGTGCAGATCCTCGATGAAGCCCTGGAAGCCTCGGTCAAGCTGTCCCATCGCTACATTCCGGCGCGCCAATTGCCGGACAAATCCGTGAGCCTGCTGGACACCGCCTGCGCCCGCGTCGCCATCAGCCTGCACGCGGTGCCGGCCGAGGTGGACGATAGCCGCCGACGCATCGAGGCCCTGGAAACCGAGCTGCAGATCATCGCCCGGGAACAGGCGATCGGCGTGGCCATCGGCAACCGCCAGGTCAACAGCGAAAACCTCCTGGCCGCCGAGCGCGAGCGCCTGGCCGAGCTGGAAAGCCGCTGGGCGCAAGAGAAGACCCTGGTCGACGAACTGCTGGCGACCCGTGCCCAACTGCGGGAGAACGTCGGCCTGGTGGACAGCGACGTCGGCGACGACAGCCACGGCCTGCGCGAGAAGCTGGTGGACCTGCAGCAACGCCTGAGCGCCTTGCAAGGCGAGAGCCCGCTGATCCTGCCGACCGTGGATTACCAGGCGGTGGCCTCGGTGGTCGCCGACTGGACCGGGATTCCCGTGGGGCGCATGGCCCGCAACGAACTGGAAACCGTGCTCAACCTCGACCAGCACCTGAAGAAACGCATCATCGGCCAGGACCACGCCCTGCAGATGATCGCCAAGCGCATCCAGACCTCCCGCGCCGGCCTCGACAACCCCAACAAGCCGATTGGCGTGTTCATGCTGGCCGGCACCTCCGGGGTGGGCAAGACCGAAACCGCCCTGGCCCTGGCCGAGGCCATGTATGGCGGTGAGCAGAACGTCATCACCATCAACATGAGCGAGTTCCAGGAAGCCCACACCGTCTCCACCCTCAAGGGCGCCCCGCCGGGCTACGTCGGCTACGGCGAAGGCGGCGTGCTCACCGAAGCGGTACGGCGCAAGCCCTACAGCGTGGTGCTGCTGGACGAAGTGGAAAAGGCCCACCCGGACGTGCACGAGATCTTCTTCCAGGTGTTCGACAAGGGCGTCATGGAAGACGGCGAAGGCCGCATGATCGACTTCAAGAACACCCTGATCCTGCTCACCACCAACGCCGGCACCGAGCTGATCGCCAACGTCTGCAAGAACCCGCAGGCGGTGCCCGAGCCCGAGGAAATCGCCAAGGCCCTGCGCCAGCCATTGCTGGAGATCTTCCCGCCGGCGCTGCTCGGGCGCCTGGTGACCATCCCCTACTACCCGCTCAGCGACGAGATGCTCAAGGCCATCACCCGCCTGCAACTGGGGCGGATCAAGAAGCGCGTGGAAAGCACCCACAAGGTGGATTTCGACTTCGACGACGACGTCATCGACCTGATCGTCTCGCGCTGCACCGAGACCGAAAGCGGCGGGCGGATGATCGACGCCATCCTCACCAACAGCCTGTTGCCGGACATGAGTCGCGAGTTCCTCACCCGCCTGCTCGAAGGCCGCGCCCTGGCCGGGGTGCGCATCCGCCAGCGCGACAACGAACTGCACTACGACTTCAGCGAGCCGACCTGA
- a CDS encoding Hcp family type VI secretion system effector has translation MAVDIFIKIGDIKGESMDKAHKDEIDVLNWSWGMSQSGNMHVGGGGGAGKVNIQDLSLTKYVDKASPNLMMHCSSGKHIDKVRLTVRKAGGESQVEYMIIDLEEVLITSLSTGGSGSDDRLTENITLNFAQVMVEYQPQKADGTKDGGPIKYGWNIRSNTKR, from the coding sequence ATGGCTGTTGATATTTTCATCAAGATCGGTGACATCAAGGGCGAGTCCATGGACAAAGCCCACAAGGACGAGATCGACGTGCTGAACTGGAGCTGGGGCATGTCCCAGTCCGGCAACATGCACGTCGGCGGTGGCGGCGGCGCGGGCAAGGTGAACATCCAGGACCTGTCGCTGACCAAGTACGTCGACAAGGCCTCGCCGAACCTGATGATGCATTGCTCCAGCGGCAAGCACATCGACAAGGTGCGCCTGACCGTGCGCAAGGCCGGCGGCGAAAGCCAGGTCGAGTACATGATCATCGACCTGGAAGAAGTGCTGATCACCTCCCTGAGCACCGGCGGCTCGGGCAGCGATGACCGCCTGACCGAAAACATCACCCTGAACTTCGCCCAGGTGATGGTCGAGTACCAGCCACAGAAAGCCGACGGCACCAAGGACGGCGGCCCGATCAAGTACGGCTGGAACATCCGCTCGAACACCAAGCGCTGA
- the tssE gene encoding type VI secretion system baseplate subunit TssE has translation MVTDIAARDRLQPSLLDRLTDDEPGNLKESPDKRVLSLSQLKASVLRDLAWLLNTTSLLEADATLHTPAGTSVVNYGLPALAGYSASSIDIPALEALIHQAIATFEPRILRSTLRVRARTAPGEMNHNALSFEIEGDLWAQPMPLRLLLQTDMDLESGHVRVVHADSRRRP, from the coding sequence TTGGTAACCGACATCGCCGCCCGCGATCGCTTGCAACCCTCTTTGCTGGATCGTCTGACCGACGATGAGCCCGGCAACCTGAAAGAAAGCCCGGACAAACGCGTGCTGTCCCTGAGCCAGCTCAAGGCCTCGGTGCTGCGCGACCTGGCCTGGCTGCTCAATACCACGTCGCTGCTGGAAGCCGATGCCACCCTGCACACCCCCGCCGGTACTTCGGTGGTCAACTACGGCCTGCCGGCCCTGGCCGGGTACAGCGCATCGAGCATCGACATCCCGGCCCTGGAGGCGCTGATCCACCAGGCCATCGCCACTTTCGAACCGCGCATCCTACGCAGCACCCTGCGAGTCCGCGCGCGCACCGCGCCCGGCGAGATGAACCACAACGCCCTGAGCTTCGAGATCGAGGGCGATCTGTGGGCCCAGCCGATGCCCCTGCGCCTGCTGCTGCAAACCGACATGGACCTGGAATCCGGCCATGTGCGAGTGGTGCACGCCGATTCCCGGAGGCGCCCATGA